A window of the Abyssisolibacter fermentans genome harbors these coding sequences:
- a CDS encoding STAS domain-containing protein, which produces MSLNINKYKSDNSYILEPIGEIDIYTSIEFKKVLLETIKAEKTDIIIECKNLEYIDSTGLGVLISGLKKNKEYDKDIIIKNIKNSIKKLFEITGLNKVFIIEEEC; this is translated from the coding sequence ATGTCTTTAAATATAAATAAATATAAAAGTGATAATTCTTATATTTTAGAACCTATAGGGGAGATAGATATTTATACATCCATTGAATTTAAAAAAGTTCTTTTAGAAACTATAAAAGCTGAAAAAACTGATATTATCATTGAATGTAAAAACTTAGAATATATAGATAGCACAGGATTAGGAGTATTAATTAGTGGTTTGAAAAAAAATAAAGAATACGATAAAGATATTATTATAAAAAATATAAAAAATAGTATAAAAAAGTTATTTGAAATAACTGGCTTAAATAAAGTGTTCATTATAGAAGAGGAGTGTTAG